The following are encoded together in the Juglans microcarpa x Juglans regia isolate MS1-56 chromosome 2D, Jm3101_v1.0, whole genome shotgun sequence genome:
- the LOC121251013 gene encoding RING-H2 finger protein ATL46-like — translation MSWIQHQFQQKDGYLNYPPPFSPSSSSPYTGTFHKESTPSSSGTRISPALLFVIVILAVLFFISGLLHLLVRFLVKHPSSSASTQSSRNPEISSSDVLQRQLQQLFHLHDSGLDQAFIDALPVFQYKEIVGLKEPFDCAVCLCEFSGKDKLRLLPMCSHAFHINCIDTWLLSNSTCPLCRGTLFTPEFSVETPNFDFDDLREDGWSGNGENRFTSGKTLEMEEIVVEKGVFPVRLGKFKQLNVGIGEDGEGETSSSNLDARRCYSMGSYQYVLGNSDLQVALCHDRQLHDIKLINGLENEGNSPVHDGVEGKKISTVTKGESYSVSKIWQWSKKGRFSSSSDAQMGMPPSLNMELPWMSKAQGT, via the coding sequence ATGTCTTGGATTCAGCATCAATTCCAGCAAAAAGATGGTTATTTGAACTACCCACCTCCTTTTTCTCCTTCGTCTTCATCTCCGTATACTGGCACTTTTCATAAAGAATCAACTCCTTCATCATCTGGTACTAGAATAAGTCCAGCTCTCCTTTTCGTTATCGTAATTCTGGCCGTACTATTTTTCATCTCTGGTCTACTCCACCTGCTTGTTAGATTTCTCGTAAAGCACCCATCTTCCTCAGCATCTACTCAATCCAGTAGAAACCCAGAAATTTCAAGCTCCGATGTTCTACAGAGACAGCTACAACAACTCTTCCATCTCCATGACTCTGGTCTAGATCAAGCTTTTATAGATGCTCTTCCTGTTTTCCAGTATAAGGAGATAGTCGGACTCAAAGAGCCATTTGATTGTGCCGTTTGTCTCTGTGAGTTTTCTGGAAAGGACAAGCTCAGATTGCTTCCTATGTGTAGCCATGCTTTCCATATCAATTGTATAGACACCTGGCTCCTATCAAATTCAACATGTCCTCTTTGTAGAGGAACCCTCTTCACTCCCGAGTTTTCTGTTGAAACcccaaattttgattttgatgattTAAGAGAAGATGGGTGGTCTGGCAATGGTGAAAATCGGTTCACTTCTGGGAAGACTCTGGAAATGGAGGAAATTGTTGTTGAAAAGGGGGTTTTCCCAGTGAGACTCGGTAAGTTCAAGCAGCTAAATGTTGGGATAGgggaagatggagagggagagacaaGTAGCAGTAATTTAGATGCAAGAAGATGTTATTCAATGGGATCATATCAGTATGTACTTGGCAATTCAGACCTCCAGGTTGCCTTGTGCCATGATCGACAACTCCATGATATAAAACTCATAAACGGTTTAGAAAATGAAGGGAATTCCCCAGTTCATGACGGTGTGGAAGGGAAGAAAATTAGCACTGTGACCAAAGGCGAGAGCTATTCTGTTTCCAAGATCTGGCAGTGGTCAAAGAAAGGCAGATTTTCAAGTTCCTCAGATGCCCAGATGGGCATGCCTCCTTCTCTTAATATGGAATTGCCATGGATGAGTAAAGCACAAGGGACATGA
- the LOC121251014 gene encoding uncharacterized protein LOC121251014, producing MSLGQAPETSPQVNDDDTHDLLFANRGCCSWIRCLGSAPGSTNGSSWWERIKKAESEDRWWTRGWKKFREWSELVARPKWNTFVHRFNKNRTGLEASDGHGKFNYDPLSYALNFDEGLGQNNHFDEDYLGRDFSCRYASIPASAKSSMDLGKDAPVFT from the coding sequence ATGTCATTGGGACAGGCGCCTGAAACCTCCCCACAGGTGAATGACGACGACACTCACGATCTCTTATTCGCTAATAGAGGTTGCTGCTCATGGATTCGGTGCCTGGGCTCCGCGCCAGGCTCCACCAATGGATCATCTTGGTGGGAGCGAATCAAGAAGGCAGAGAGTGAGGACCGGTGGTGGACCCGAGGGTGGAAGAAGTTTCGAGAGTGGTCTGAGCTCGTGGCCCGTCCGAAATGGAACACATTTGTTCACCGGTTCAACAAAAACCGCACTGGATTGGAAGCGTCCGATGGGCATGGGAAATTCAACTATGATCCTTTGAGTTACGCACTGAACTTCGACGAGGGGCTGGGGCAAAACAACCATTTCGATGAGGATTATTTGGGCCGCGACTTCTCGTGCCGATATGCTTCAATTCCAGCTTCGGCTAAGTCGTCGATGGATTTGGGGAAGGACGCGCCAGTGTTCACGTGA
- the LOC121251012 gene encoding uncharacterized protein LOC121251012: MRNWVLLALIFVVLFGGFSSASATNPAKIVSGVVSNVVSALIKWLWTQKFITKTAVSNRSMMKFEAGYTVETVFDGSKLGIEPYSVEVAPSGELLVLDSENSNMYKISTPLSRYSRPKLVAGSPEGYSGHVDGKPREARMNHPKGLTMDYKGNIYIADTSNMAIRKIADSGVTTIAGGAWDRGGGHVDGPSEDAKFSNDFDVVYVGASCSLLVIDRGNQAIREIQLNDDDCSYQDDSTFHLGIAVLVAAGVFGYMLALLQRRVQVMFSSKNNSRAPITKGSPVGPYQRPPKSVRPPLIPPEDEPERPEEGFFSSLGKLVLNTGSSVAEMFGGLFSGSRRKPLLHHQHYQQLNKHSTAWPMQESFVIPDEDEPPPSIETRPPTPKKTYPFMTKDLERNHNIKQSQAYYNGWDGDYRQQHLYMQHLQQQQHRQQHQQQQQHHHRHFSSGPQTYYEKSCETNEIVFGAVQEQDGRREAVVIKAVDYGDPIYNHHNIRPRFNYTGYSHGYPSSSAALF, translated from the exons ATGAGAAATTGGGTCCTTTTGGCTCTTATTTTTGTggttctttttggtgggttTTCTTCAGCTTCAGCTACAAATCCTGCAA AAATTGTTAGTGGGGTCGTCTCCAATGTGGTCTCTGCTCTTATTAAGTGGCTGTGGACACAGAAGTTCATCACTAAGACAG CGGTTTCTAATCGTTCGATGATGAAATTTGAGGCGGGATACACGGTGGAGACGGTATTCGATGGAAGTAAGCTTGGCATTGAACCATACTCAGTTGAGGTGGCCCCAAGTGGGGAGCTTCTTGTTTTGGATTCTGAAAACAGTAATATGTACAAGATCTCAACTCCATTGTCTCGTT ATAGCAGGCCAAAGCTGGTTGCTGGATCTCCTGAAGGGTATTCTGGGCACGTAGATGGGAAGCCAAGAGAGGCAAGGATGAACCACCCAAAAGGACTTACCATGGATTATAAGGGAAACATTTACATTGCAGACACTTCAAATATGGCTATTAGGAAGATCGCTGATTCAG GGGTAACGACTATTGCAGGTGGAGCATGGGACCGAGGAGGTGGTCATGTTGACGGTCCAAGTGAAGATGCAAAGTTTTCGAATGATTTTGATGTGGTTTATGTTGGAGCTAGCTGCTCACTTTTGGTTATAGACAGAGGAAACCAGGCAATTCGAGAGATCCAACTAAATGATGATGACTGTTCTTACCAGGATGATAGTACTTTCCATTTAG GGATAGCAGTTCTTGTTGCAGCTGGGGTTTTTGGTTACATGCTGGCATTACTGCAACGAAGGGTGCAAGTAATGTTTTCTTCCAAAAAT AATTCAAGAGCACCTATAACGAAAGGTTCACCAGTGGGACCATATCAGAGACCTCCTAAATCAGTGAGGCCCCCCTTGATTCCACCTGAAGATGAACCTGAAAGACCAGAAGAGGGATTCTTTAGTTCTCTTGGGAAGCTTGTCCTCAACACTGGCTCATCTGTAGCTGAGATGTTTGGGGGATTATTTTCAGGCTCAAGAAGAAAGCCCCTCCTCCATCATCAGCACTACCAACAACTGAACAAACATTCAACTGCATGGCCCATGCAGGAGAGCTTTGTGATACCTGACGAGGATGAGCCACCACCATCAATAGAAACTAGACCACCTACACCAAAAAAGACCTACCCTTTTATGACCAAGGACCTGGAGAGGAACCACAATATCAAGCAAAGTCAAGCTTACTATAATGGCTGGGATGGCGATTACCGCCAACAACATCTGTACATGCAGCATCTGCAACAACAGCAGCATCGGCAGCAGCATCAGCAACAACAGCAGCATCATCACAGGCATTTTTCATCTGGCCCACAAACTTACTATGAGAAGAGCTGCGAAACGAATGAAATAGTCTTTGGGGCAGTTCAAGAGCAGGATGGACGGCGAGAAGCTGTGGTAATAAAGGCTGTTGACTATGGAGATCCTATCTATAATCACCATAATATTAGACCCCGATTTAATTACACGGGTTACTCTCATGGATATCCATCATCGAGTGCTGCTTTATTTTAG
- the LOC121250286 gene encoding potassium transporter 8-like, whose protein sequence is MDLEGVIPNQPIKKDSWKTVLILAYQSLGVVYGDLSTSPLYVYKSAFAEDIKHSETNEEIYGVLSFVFWTLTLVPLFKYVFIVLRADDNGEGGTFALYSLLCRHARVNALPNCQLADEELSEYTKHGIESDKGSIGWRLKSTLEKYRVLQKLLLVLALIGTCMVIGDGVLTPAISVFSAVSGVELSMSNEHHRYVEVPVTCIILVFLFALQHYGTHRVGFLFAPVVITWLLCISAIGVYNIFHWNPHVYQALSPYYMYKFLKKTQRGGWMSLGGILLCITGSEAMFADLGHFSQLSIKIAFTCMVYPSLILAYMGQAAYLSKHHVIESHYQIGFYVSVPEKIRWPVLAIAILAAVVGSQAIITGTFSIIKQCSALGCFPRVKIVHTSSKIHGQIYIPEINWILMLLCLAVTIGFRDTKRMGNAAGLAVITVMLVTSCLMSLVIVLCWHRSVFLAICFIFFFGSVEALYFSASLIKFREGAWVPIALSFIFLIVMYIWHYGTLKKYEFDVQNKVPINWLLSLGPRLGIVRVKGIGLIHTELVSGIPAIFSHFVTNLPAFHQVLVFLCIKSVPVPHVRPNERFLVGRVGPKEYRLYRCIARYGYRDVQKDDNEFEKDLVCSIAEFIRSERRANDEGTEDVENDGYMTVVGSSSSNLVGIRMCEDDGNVGEMVGTSELREIRSPKKLRKRVRFVLPKSPQIDRDAREELRELMDAREAGMAFIMGHSYVRAKKGSSLMKRVVINLGYDFLRRNFREPTFALSLPYASTLEVGMVYHV, encoded by the exons ATGGATTTGGAGGGTGTGATCCCTAACCAGCCAATCAAG aaAGATTCATGGAAGACAGTGCTAATATTGGCTTATCAGAGCTTGGGCGTTGTCTATGGAGATTTAAGTACTTCTCCTTTATATGTATACAAAAGCGCTTTTGCTGAGGATATCAAGCATTCAGAGACTAATGAGGAAATATATGGGGTTTTGTCCTTCGTGTTCTGGACACTCACGCTGGTGCCGCTATTCAAGTATGTGTTTATCGTGCTTAGAGCTGATGATAATGGTGAAGGTGGGACTTTTGCTTTGTATTCATTACTATGCCGGCACGCCCGAGTTAACGCATTGCCCAATTGTCAACTCGCTGATGAGGAACTATCGGAGTACACAAAACACGGGATTGAATCCGATAAGGGAAGTATAGGGTGGAGGTTAAAGTCGACATTGGAGAAGTATAGAGTGCTGCAAAAGTTACTGCTTGTTCTGGCTTTGATTGGGACTTGTATGGTCATTGGAGATGGGGTGCTCACACCAGCAATTTCTG TGTTTTCGGCTGTGTCCGGAGTGGAGCTCTCCATGTCAAACGAGCACCACCGAT ATGTTGAGGTCCCAGTTACTTGTATCATACTGGTCTTCTTGTTTGCTCTCCAGCATTATGGGACCCATCGGGTGGGGTTCCTCTTTGCACCTGTTGTGATTACATGGCTTTTATGCATCAGTGCTATTGGTGTGTATAATATCTTCCATTGGAATCCCCACGTTTACCAAGCACTCTCTCCCTACTACATGTACAAATTTTTGAAGAAGACACAACGGGGAGGTTGGATGTCCTTGGGTGGAATTCTTTTGTGTATAACAG GCTCAGAAGCTATGTTTGCTGATCTGGGACACTTCTCACAGTTGTCTATTAAG ATTGCTTTCACCTGTATGGTTTACCCATCCTTGATCCTAGCATATATGGGGCAAGCTGCTTATCTTTCAAAGCATCATGTTATTGAAAGTCACTATCAGATTGGATTCTATGTCTCTGTACCGG AGAAAATAAGATGGCCTGTTCTGGCAATAGCCATACTTGCAGCCGTGGTTGGAAGTCAAGCCATCATCACTGGGACTTTCTCCATAATCAAACAGTGCTCTGCTTTGGGTTGCTTTCCAAGGGTCAAAATTGTCCACACATCATCTAAAATACATGGCCAAATTTATATTCCGGAGATCAATTGGATTTTAATGCTGTTATGCTTGGCTGTTACTATTGGTTTTAGAGACACAAAACGCATGGGCAATGCAGCAG GTTTGGCAGTTATAACTGTTATGCTCGTGACGAGCTGTCTAATGTCTCTAGTTATCGTCCTATGCTGGCACAGAAGTGTCTTCCTAGCCATTTGTTTTATATTCTTCTTCGGCTCCGTTGAAGCACTCTACTTTTCAGCATCACTCATCAAGTTCCGTGAAGGAGCTTGGGTCCCCATTGCCCTCTCATTTATCTTCCTAATTGTTATGTATATTTGGCATTATGGCACACTCAAGAAATATGAGTTTGATGTTCAAAATAAGGTACCCATCAACTGGCTCCTCAGTCTTGGTCCTCGTCTTGGAATTGTTCGGGTTAAGGGGATTGGACTTATACATACCGAGCTGGTTTCTGGGATCCCAGCTATTTTCTCTCACTTTGTCACCAATCTCCCAGCTTTCCACCAGGTTTTGGTCTTCCTCTGTATCAAATCTGTCCCAGTGCCACATGTCAGACCTAATGAAAGGTTTTTGGTGGGAAGAGTTGGCCCCAAGGAGTACCGGCTGTATAGATGCATAGCACGGTATGGCTATCGGGATGTTCAGAAGGATGACAATGAGTTTGAAAAAGATCTTGTGTGTAGCATTGCAGAATTCATCCGGTCAGAGAGACGAGCAAATGATGAGGGAACAGAAGATGTGGAGAATGATGGATATATGACGGTTGTGGGGAGTTCATCATCAAACCTAGTAGGTATAAGAATGTGTGAGGATGATGGAAATGTTGGAGAAATGGTAGGCACTTCGGAGTTAAGGGAGATTCGCTCCCCAAAAAAGCTTAGGAAGAGGGTGAGATTTGTTTTGCCAAAGAGTCCACAGATTGATAGGGATGCTCGTGAGGAGTTGCGAGAACTAATGGATGCTAGGGAGGCAGGAATGGCATTTATAATGGGGCATTCATATGTGAGAGCAAAGAAAGGATCCAGTCTGATGAAGAGAGTGGTGATTAATCTCGGTTACGATTTCTTAAGGAGAAACTTTAGGGAACCAACTTTTGCTTTGAGCCTTCCTTATGCATCCACTCTAGAGGTGGGAATGGTGTACCATGTTTAA